TAGGTGCGCGGAAACGTTGCTGCAAGGACGAATCTCCCCGCAAAAAACGGTACGGAGCGGGGCGCGGTCCTGCCGGGCGAAGTTGCTCCCACGCTTTTCCGCTCCCCGGCGGCAGTTCATCCGGCGGGACCCGGGGGGAGAGAAGGCGCGGAAGCTCTCCCGTTGGCTTCCCGCTTGTCCCGGGGCGCCTTCGGTCCCCCACTCCCGCCTTCGGGGTTCCCCTTTCCCGCTTTCGGTCAGTAAGTAATCCGGAAATCCCGGAACTCCCCGGAGGCGGGAAGGCGCTCTTCTTCCACGTGGGTGACGAGTGCTCCGGGCGGACCCTCGTGGCACCACCGGACGAAACGCTCGATCCGCTCCGGGTCGCCCTCGGCTACGATCTCGACGCGCCCGTCCGGGAGGTTCCGGACCCAACCGGTGAGCCCCAGGCGGCGGGCGTGGTCGAGAGCGCTGAAACGGAAGCCGACACCCTGGACCCTACCCGAAACCAGCAGGTGAACCCGAGAAAGTGCCGTCATGCCTTTTCCCCGAGAAGCCGCCGCCACTCGGCTTCGTCGATCGTGGGAATACCGAGCTTTCGTGCCTTCTCGAGTTTGGATCCGGGATCCGTCCCCACGAGCACGTAGTCGGTGTTCTTGCTCACGCTCGAGGTCACCCGGCCTCCTTCGCGTTCGATGAGCTCGATCGCTTTTTCCCGGGGGATGCTCAGCGTCCCGGTGATGACGAACGTCTTTCCGGCGAGCCGTCCCGCCTTCGCCCTCGGTGCCTCCGCCTGCGGGACCACGCCCCGCTCGCGGAGCTTGCGCAAAAGCGCGCGGTTCTGCGGAGCGGAAAAAAAGGCGCGGATTTCCTTTGCCGTTTCGGGGCCCACACCGTGGATCGAAAGGAGCTCTTCCTCGCTGGCATCGGCGAGGCGCTCGACCGAGCCGAAGTGCTCGGCCAGCACCTCCGCCATGTGCTCGCCGACTTGCGGAATCCCGAGCGCGTGGATGAAACGGGCGAGGGTAGGCCTCTTGCTGCGCGCGATCGCGTCGAGAAGGTTCTGCGCCGATTTGTCGGCCATGCGCTCGAGGCGGACGAGGTCCTCCTTCCGCAGGGTGTAGAGGTCGGCGACGTCGCGCACGAGTCCGGTTTCGACGAGTTGGCTCACGAGCTTCTCGCCGAGGCCGTCGATGTCCATGGCACGCTTGGACGCGAAATGGCGGATGCGTTCGCGGAGTTGCGCGGGACAGCTCGCACCGAGACAGCGGTAGGCTGCCTCGCCGGGCTCGCGGACGACCGGCGCGCCGCACACGGGGCACGTCTCGGGCATGCGGAACTTTTTTTCCTTCCCGGTCCGCTTCTCCACCAGGACACGGGCCACCTGCGGGATGACATCGCCGGCGCGTTCCACGATCACGGTGTCGCCGATCCGGATGTCTTTTCGCTCGATCTCGTCCATGTTGTGGAGGGACGCACTCGAGATGGTCACGCCTCCCACCTGGACGGGCTCGAGCTGAGCGACCGGCGTGACGACGCCGGTGCGGCCGACCGAGGGAACGATGTCCACGATGCGCGTGATGCCTTGATGGGCCTTGAACTTGTACGCGATGGCCCAGCGGGGAGAGCGGGAGATTTCCCCGAGCCGGCGCTGGAGGTCGAAGCGATCGACCTTGACGACGATGCCGTCGACGTCGTACGGGAGCTCCTCGCGTTTGCGCTCCATTTCCGCGTGGTAGCGGAGGACGGGTTCGGCGCCGCGACAACGGCGGTTCAGCGGGTTCGTCTTGAGGCCCCAGCGCCGGATGGCCTCGAGGAACTCCCACTGGCTCTCGAGTTTGGGGCCGCCTTCGATGAGCCCCGGGCTGTGACAGAAAATGTCGAGCGGGCGCTGGGCCGTGATGCGCGGATCGAGCTGGCGGAGGGATCCTGCCGCGGCGTTCCGAGGGTTCGCGAAAAGAGGCTCGCCGGTGCGTGCGCGTTCTTCGTTGAGCTTCCGGAAGGCTTCTCGACCGAGAATGACCTCTCCGCGGACCTCGAGCCTTTCGGGGAGGTCGGCGGCGGGGCGCAATCGGAGGGGGACGCTGCGGATCGTCTTGATGTTGTTCGTGACGTTCTCTCCCGTGATGCCGTCGCCCCTCGTCGAGCCCACGACGAGCTCGCCTCGGAGGTAGACGAGCTCGACCGCGACGCCGTCGAGCTTGGGTTCCGCGACGTAGTCGACCGGCCCGGAAATCCGGAGCATCTTCCGCACACGCTCGTCGAACTCGAGGAATTCCCGCTCGTCCATCGCGTTCGAGAGGGAGAGCATGGGGAGCGAATGCCGTACCGGTTCGAATTTCTCGGCGGGCGGCGCGCCCACCTTCTGCGTCGGAGAGGTGGGCGTCCGGAGCTCCGGATAGCGTTTTTCGAGCTCTTCGAGCTCCCGGAAAAGGCGATCGTACTCGGCGTCGGTGATTTCCGGGGAGTCGAGGACGTAATAGCGGTAGTTGTGGTGTTCGATGAGCCGCCGCAGTTCTTCGGCCCGTTTCCGGGCTTCCTCGGGGACTTTTCCGGGGGAAGGGTTCGCCTGGGCCATCGGCGGATTCTTTGGTAACGCAGGCCCGATAGGCTCGCAACCGCGGCCCGGGCTTCCGGCGAAAAAGGCGGGGCAGGCAAGGGCCGCCCTCCTGCGACACGGCCAAGCAGGCACGGGTCAAAGGAAAATTTTCGATTTTTCTCCGCTTTTACACTTGACGAAAGGTACCGTTCCGCCGCATAGAAAGGGGGCCGGAAAAGGGCCCGAGGTTCGTGCGACGGGCGGAGCGAGGCCGAGGGGTGAGAATGAAAGGAAGCGGCATTCGGTTTTTGGTTGCGGTGGTGGGGACGTTCGCGAGCCTTCTCCTCGCAGGGTGCGGGGACGAGGGCGGGCGGGAGGACCTCGGAAGTGTCGGAGTCACGATTGCGGGGGCCCCTCCGGTCGCGCGAAGCGTCCGCGTGGACGTGGGCGAGTTCGCTAGCGCGTGTTTTGCCATCGACGACCCGGACAAGACGGTTTTCGACGTCCCGGCCGGATTCACCTCCGTTCAGGCTTTCGCTTTCGACGGAACGGACTGCACGGGCCTTCTCCTCGCGCAGAGCGCGCCGCAAGAAATCGCCGTGAATCCGCGAGAGACGACGGTGGTGAGGCTCGTTCTCGAGCCGGTCGTCCGGCCTTCGCCGACGCCCACCTCCACGGCAACCTCGACCTCCACGGTCACGGCGACGCCTACGCGAACCCGCACCCCGACCGTCCCACCGACCGGGACGTTCACGCCGAGTCCGACACCTTCGGTGACGGTGACGCCGAGCGCGACGGCCACTGCCTCGCCCACGCCGAGCGTTACCGCGACTTCGACGGAAACTCCGACTCACACGGCAACACCCACCGGCACGCCCACGGGAACTCCCACGGCGACCGAAGAGCCTACGCCGACACCGAGCGAAACCCCGACCGAGACACCGACGCTCACGCCGACGCCGGAGCCCACCGAAACGCCGACGGAAGTGCCCACGACGACGCCGACGGAGACGGCCACCGAGGTTCCAACCCTGACTCCGACCGCCACGGCGACCGAAGTGCCGACGTCGACGCCGACGGGGACAGCCACGGAGGTACCGACGTTCACTCCGACCGACACACCGACGGCCGAGCCTACGGCCACTCCGACGGACACGCCCACGGAAGGACCGACCTTCACGCCCACGGACACACCGACGGAAGGCCCCACGCTGACGCCGACGGACACGCCGACCGAGGGGCCGACGTTGACGCCGACGGGGACTCCGACCGACACACCGACGGCCGAGCCCACGGCCACTCCGACGGACACACCCACGGAAGGACCGACCTTCACGCCCACGGACACACCGACGGAAGGCCCCACGCCGACGCCGACGGACACGCCGACCGAGGGGCCGACGTTGACGCCGACGGGGACTCCGACCGACACACCGACGGCCGAGCCCACGGCCACTCCGACGGATACACCCACGGAAGGACCGACCTTCACGCCCACGGACACACCGACGGAAGGGCCGACGCCGACACCGACGGACACGCCGACCGAGGGGCCGACGTTGACGCCGACGGGGACTCCGACCGACACACCGACGGCCGAGCCCACGGCCACTCCGACGGACACACCGACGGAAGGCCCCACGCCGACGCCGACGGACACGCCGACCGAGGGGCCGACCTCGACGGCGACTCAGACACCGACGGAGACGCCGAGCGGAACCCCGACGGAGACCCCCACGCAAACTCCGACCGAGTCTCCGACCTCGACGGCCACCCTGACGCCCACCGACACCCCGACTTCGACCCCGTCGCAGACTCCCACCGTGACGCTTACGCCTACGCAGAGTCCCACGGACACGCCCACCGTGACACCCACCGAAACGCCCACGGACACTCCGACGGCTACGCCGTCGAACACACCGACCGAGCCTCCCACGGCAACGCCCACCGACACGGCGACCGTGCCTCCGACCCCGACGCCTACCGCCACGGCTTCGGCGACGCCGACCCTCACGCCGAGTTCGACTCCGACCGCCGAGCCCACGGTTTGCGAGCCGACACCGCGGCCGGAAACCCTTTTCTACGTAGACGCCGTCAACGGAGACGACTCCAATCCCGGGACGAGTCCGCTCGCACCGTTCCGAAGCCTGAGCCACGCGTTGTGCGTCACCGGACCGGGCAAGCGGCTTTTCGTCGCCGCGGGGACGTACTCGGCGGAAACGACAGGCGAGGTCTTTCCGCTGATCGTCCGGGGACACGCCGTCGAAGGCAGGCCCGACGGAGGGGCGGTCACCGTCATCGGACTCGGGCCGAGTGCGGACGGAGACGTGACCTTCCTCGTCGAGCCCGCGGGGAGTCTCAACCAGCTCAAGGACCTCGAGATCGTGTCGCCGTCCTCGGGAGCGGGCACGGGAATCCTCGTGCGCGACGGTGCCACGTCGAGCGACACCCTCGTGCAGGGTGTCGGGGTCTCCGACTTCGGGACGGGGCTCGTGGCCACGGGCGGTGCGAAGCTCGTGAGCGTGAGCAGCGGCGATTTTGTGGGGAACGGCACGGGTATCCGGACCGAAGGGAACGTGCTCGCTCAGCTCACGGCCAACCGTATCGAGAACGGTGGCTCCGGCCTGCGCATCCTCGGTAGCTCGGTCGTCCAGGTCCGGAGCAACACGATTCGGGATAACTCCGCCCAGAACGTGGAAGTCGAAAGTTCGGGTGCCGACCTCGGTGCCGTCGGCGCTCCGGGGAACAACACCATCCAGGGTGCCGGGGGCGTCAACATCTGGAACCGGAGCGGCGGGACCGTTCCGGCCGTGGGGAACACGCTCGATGCCGGCCGCCTCACGGACCAGGCGAACGAGGACGAAACGGACCCGGCCCACAACATCGCCAACGAGCCGGGTGGCTGCATCGAGCTGAGCGGCAGTGACTGCCCGTGAGGTCGTCGATTCGGAGGGGGAAATGCGGCGGTGGTGGATCCTGACGGTCGTCCAGCTGCTTTGCGTGGTGCCGTGGGTGCATGCGGCGGGCAGCTCGGAGCTCGAGTTCTCCCGCGCGCTCGCGGCTTATCGGCAGGGAGAGGACGAGAGAGCGGAGAGACTTTTCGGGGCCGTTCTCCAGGAGAGCCCCCGCCATGCCGGAGCGCTGTACTACCGCGGACTTCTCAGGCTGCGGCAAGGCAGGGTAGAGGAGGCGGCGAACGACCTGGCCGCCGCCTACGACATCCGGCCGGACCTGCCGGTCGCCTCCACGCTCGCGTTCGTGTACTTCCGCGCGGGCAACGCAAGGGAAGCGCGTCGCTGGCTCGCCCGCGTCTCCGAGGAAGACCCGAACGCGGGCCGTGCGGCACTGCTTGCGGCGACGCTCGCCCTGCGCGAGCGGGACTGGCAAGAGGCCGCCGCGCAGCTCGATCGGGCGGAAAAACTCGATCCCGAACTGGTCGGGGAGGTGGCCTACCAGCGCGGGGTCTTGCTCCTTCGACAGGGGAGGAACGAGGAGGCACGAGCCGCTCTGGCCGCCGCGGCCGAATGGGGTTCGGAAGAAGTGGCGGGCGCGAGCCGAGCTCTTCTCGAGGAACGACCGGTAGCTCGGGAACCCTGTCCGGGTCGGAAGCGCTGGCGGCTCGGCGTCTGGACGGGCTTCGAGTACGACTCGAACCTGCTTCTCCAGGACGATCCGCCGAGCCGTGCCTCGACGCGCAATCCCGCGTCGCCCGCCCTCGTCGACATCGACAAGAGCGACGGTCGCTACGTCGTGGGTCTCGGAGGAGCGTTTTCTCTTGCCAGTACGGCGGCGGTCCGTGCCGAGGTGGGCTACGACTTCTACCAGAGCGTCCACTTTCGCGCTTCCGAGCTCGACCTGCAGGGACACCGTGTCTACGTAGCGAGCGAGTTCCTGGACGGCGCCCTGACCCCGGGGCTCGACGGCCACTACGCCTTCTACCTGCTCGAGGACCGCACCTACTTCCAGGAACTTTCGGGCTCCCCCTTCCTCCTCTGGGACGAGCGCGGTCAGGGAGAGCTCGAGGTGTACTACCGGATCCGGGGCCGGGACTACCTCGGCGCCCCGTTCAACCCGTCGCGCGACGGCGTGAACCACGCCGTGGGGGCGCGACAGAGCTTTTTCCTCGGGCCCCGAGGAGAACGCTTCGACCTCTGGTACCAGTACGACCGCGAAGATCCGAAGAGCAACCGAAGCGGCCGCGAGTTCGAGCGGCAGTCGAACACGGTCGGGGCGTCGCTCGCGTGGCCGTTTCCCGGTGCTTTGTCGGTCGAGCTCGGTTACTGGTACCGGAACGACGATTACCTGAACGAGAGCACGAGAGGCCGGCGCTTTTCGATCTCGGGTGAGACGCGAACGAGCTCGGCCACGGAGAGGAACGACGACGTCCACACGCTGGTCGCTTCGGCCACTCGTCCGCTCTACGGTCCCGTGTGGCTCACGGTTGCCTACTGGGGCCAGATCGACGATTCCAACCTCGCGACGTTCGACTACGACCGGCACATCGTGTCGGTCACGCTGGGAGCGAGTTTCTGAAAGCAAGCAAGGGAACGATGGCCGGGTTTTCCACGGTCGGGCCTCGACGAGGAACCGGACGCCATCCGCGAAGGTTCGGCTCTGCGGAGACGGGCACGCTCCGTAGGAGGAGGGACGCGATGAAACGGTGGGCCATGTGCGCGCTGGTTTTGGTGTCGCTTCCCGGCGTGTTTTCTCGGGCGGCGCGTGCAGCCGAGGTCGTCGCCGCCGACGGCCGGGTGGAACTTCTGCGTGCGGGGGAAGAGGAGTGGCGAGCGCTCGCGCCGGGCACGAAGATTTCGGGCCTCGACCAGGTGCGGAGCGGGGAGGGCAAGGCCGACCGGGTGCGCCTGCTCTTCGAAGACGGGACCGTTCTCCTCCTCGCGCCGGGAAGCTGGATTCGCCTGGACGAAGAAACGCTCGCGCCCGGAAAGTCGGCCGTCCTGGTCCGGTTGCTCGCGGGCGCGGCCCGAGTCCTGAGGCCTTCCGGCGAGGCCCCGGGCTCCCGTTTCGAGGTCGAGACGCCGACCGCGCTGGTTTCGGGGGAAGATTTCGCGCTCCGGTTCGACCCGACGGCGAGCCGTACGGAGGTGGTGGCTCTTTCCGGCCGCGCCGAAGTGGCCGGCGTTCTCGGGGTTCTCGGCCGACCCGTGACTCTCGAGTCCGGGATGGAAACCACCGTCCGGCAGGGCGCCTTTCCCGACTCGCCGAAGCGAGCGGCCCCCGAGAGCTTGGCCCGGTGGGAACGCGAGACGGAGTTCCTGGCCAGTGCTGCGGATTCTCCTCTTGCCCGCTTCGTCGCCCTCGAAGCGGTGCCCGCTTCGGGACCCGCACCCGCGGAATGCGTCGGCGCTCGCGAGCTTGCGCGGCGGCGTCGGGGCCTCGAGCGCGAAGCGGACGTCATCGATCAGCCCTTCCGGGAATTTTCTCTGACGAGGCCGGGCTTCGTGCCGCCCGGTAACGTGCGCGTCGAGTTGGAATGACGACCGCCGACCCGGCTTCGGGTCGCGGAAGGGACGGAGAGGAAGGTCGTGACGGACCTCGGTCGGCCCATTCGAATTCGGTTCTGGGGTGTCCGTGGCCGGCGTCCCGTGGCCGGAAGTGCGGCCGGGGAGATAGGCGGAAACACGGTGTGCGTCGAGGTCGAGGCCGAGGGGTTCACGATCTTTTTCGACGCGGGCTCGGGCATCGTGGAAGCGGGCGAGCGCCTTCTGGAGACGTCGACGGCCCGGAAACTTCACGTGTTTTTGAGCCATGCTCACTACGACCACGTCGAGGGTCTTCGGGACTTCCCGCCGCTCGACCGGGAAGGCTGGACGGTCGGTTTCTACGGGGTGGGCGGGGCCTGGTCGCGCCACCTACAGGGGCTTTTCCGTCCCCCCTACGCCCGTCGAACCTGGAAGGAACTGGCGGCGGAAACGTTCGTGAAGAGCCTCGCCTCCGGAGCCAAGGTCGTGCTGGACCCGGCCAAGCCCGGAATCCTGGGCCCCCGGGCGAGCGTTCCAGCGGAGGGTACGGTGGTCGTGGCTCGACAGACACGCGCCCATCCCAAGCCCGGGGTAACCCTCTACAAGTTGGTCTCGAGTGGCCGGACCGTCGTGTACGCGACCGACCTCGACGTGGCTCGCTCCCGTGCGGAGGTCGTCGCCTTCGCGAAGGGGGCCGACGTCCTGATCCACGACGCCTTCTACACGGACGAGGAGTACGAGACCGTGGGCAAAACCCGGGCCGGTTGGGGGCACAGCACGCCACGAATGGCGGCGAGCCTGGCTCTCGAAGCCGAAGTCGGCGAGCTCCTCTTGTTCCATCATTCCCCTCGGCGGTCCGACGCCGAGGTGGCGCGCATGGAGCGAGAAGCCAGGGAAACCTTCCCGACGACTCGTGCCGCCCGCGAAGGGGTGGAAGTTCACCTGCGCTAGCCCCAGAGCGGGACCGTCACGTGGTAGAGACTCCGTCCGCGGCGAACGGAAAGGAGTACGGTCCGGTTTCCCCGGATTTCGACGAGCTTGCGCCGGAAACGATCGAGGGAGTCGAGGGGCACACCGCCGAGCCCCGCCAGGATGTCGCCGGGACGCACGCCGATGCGAGCCGCGGGGCTACCACGGCGGACGGCGACGATCTCGAGACCCGCGCGGGTCTCCCGTAGCCGGACCCCCAGGAGTTGCCAGGCGAGAGCGTCGGCCCGCTCGTCGGGGAAGCGCTGCGTCCGCACCGTTCTGGCGAGCCGCCGCCCGTCGCGCCAGAGAAGAAGTTCCACCGGGCTTCCTACCGAGTGGTCCCGGATCCTCTGCCGGTACTCGTCGGTCGTGCGCACGCGGCGGCCGTCGATTTCGAGGACGACGTCGCCGGGTCGGATCCCCGCCCGCTCGGCCGGGCTTCCGTCTTCGACGTCGCGAACGAGTACACCCTGCCGGGTGGCGAGTCCGAAGTGCCGTGCCATGTCTTCGGTCATTTCCTGCACGAGCAGGCCGACCCAGGGCAGGTGCACTTCACCGTAGGCGATGAGATCCTCCATGATCCGCTTCGCCCGGTTCACCGGGATCGCGAAACCGATGCCCTGCGCTCCTTGGTAGATGGCCGTGTTGACGCCGATGACCCGGCCCTCGATGTTGACGAGCGGCCCGCCGGAATTGCCCGGGTTGATCGAGGCGTCCGTCTGGATGAAGTCGTAGAAGGTCTGCTGCTGGGTCTTCACCGCGCGCCCTACGGCGCTGATCACTCCCGTGGTAACCGTGTGGGAAAGCCCGAAGGGGTTGCCCACCGCGATCACGGTCTCTCCGATGAGAAGATCGTCCGAGTCTCCGAGCGGAGCCACGGGCAGAGGCTCGGGTGCGTCGATCTCGAGCACGGCCAGGTCCGAGTCCGAGTCGGTGCCGACGAGTCTCGCCTCGAACTCCCGTTCGTCGGCGAAGGTGACGCGAATGCGGGCCCCTCGCAGGACGACGTGCTGGTTCGTGAGGATGTAGCCGTCGGGGCGTACGACGAAGCCGGAGCCCAGGCTCGTCCGGCGCAAACGCTCCCGGTAGGGCTCGAAAAAATCGCGGAAGAATTCCTCGAAAAACGGGTCCCGGAAAAGCGGAAAGGGGGCCGTTTCCCTCTCGATGACCTGCTCGGTCCAGACGTTGACGACCGCGGGGCTGATGGTTTCCACCGCACGGACGACGGGGGTGCGGCGCTCGGCGGCCCGTGCCGGTGCGGCGGCAAAAAGGAGCAGGATCGCCGGAAGGAGGACCTTCAAGAGGCTTTGTCTCGCGCCCATTCGACGTACCCGATGAGACGGTAGACGAGCTTGGCCACGGCGTAGTCGGGAGCGTGAAAGCCCGGCCGAGGGGCGAGCTCGGTCACGTCCGCGCCCACGATACGGCTGCGCAGGGCCACGAGCCGGAGAAGCTCGAGGAGCTCGAACCATCCGATCCCCCCCGGCTCCGGCGTGCCCGTCGTCGGCACGACCGAAGGGTCGAGGCCGTCCACGTCGATCGTCACGTAGACGTGGCGGCCCAGCCCCTCGGCGACGCGCTTCTGCCAGCCGGGCTTGCGGAGGTCCCGCGCGAACCAGACGGGGAT
The sequence above is a segment of the Candidatus Binatia bacterium genome. Coding sequences within it:
- a CDS encoding MBL fold metallo-hydrolase — encoded protein: MTDLGRPIRIRFWGVRGRRPVAGSAAGEIGGNTVCVEVEAEGFTIFFDAGSGIVEAGERLLETSTARKLHVFLSHAHYDHVEGLRDFPPLDREGWTVGFYGVGGAWSRHLQGLFRPPYARRTWKELAAETFVKSLASGAKVVLDPAKPGILGPRASVPAEGTVVVARQTRAHPKPGVTLYKLVSSGRTVVYATDLDVARSRAEVVAFAKGADVLIHDAFYTDEEYETVGKTRAGWGHSTPRMAASLALEAEVGELLLFHHSPRRSDAEVARMEREARETFPTTRAAREGVEVHLR
- a CDS encoding acylphosphatase; translation: MTALSRVHLLVSGRVQGVGFRFSALDHARRLGLTGWVRNLPDGRVEIVAEGDPERIERFVRWCHEGPPGALVTHVEEERLPASGEFRDFRITY
- a CDS encoding peptidase, with amino-acid sequence MGARQSLLKVLLPAILLLFAAAPARAAERRTPVVRAVETISPAVVNVWTEQVIERETAPFPLFRDPFFEEFFRDFFEPYRERLRRTSLGSGFVVRPDGYILTNQHVVLRGARIRVTFADEREFEARLVGTDSDSDLAVLEIDAPEPLPVAPLGDSDDLLIGETVIAVGNPFGLSHTVTTGVISAVGRAVKTQQQTFYDFIQTDASINPGNSGGPLVNIEGRVIGVNTAIYQGAQGIGFAIPVNRAKRIMEDLIAYGEVHLPWVGLLVQEMTEDMARHFGLATRQGVLVRDVEDGSPAERAGIRPGDVVLEIDGRRVRTTDEYRQRIRDHSVGSPVELLLWRDGRRLARTVRTQRFPDERADALAWQLLGVRLRETRAGLEIVAVRRGSPAARIGVRPGDILAGLGGVPLDSLDRFRRKLVEIRGNRTVLLSVRRGRSLYHVTVPLWG
- the ligA gene encoding DNA ligase, whose product is MAQANPSPGKVPEEARKRAEELRRLIEHHNYRYYVLDSPEITDAEYDRLFRELEELEKRYPELRTPTSPTQKVGAPPAEKFEPVRHSLPMLSLSNAMDEREFLEFDERVRKMLRISGPVDYVAEPKLDGVAVELVYLRGELVVGSTRGDGITGENVTNNIKTIRSVPLRLRPAADLPERLEVRGEVILGREAFRKLNEERARTGEPLFANPRNAAAGSLRQLDPRITAQRPLDIFCHSPGLIEGGPKLESQWEFLEAIRRWGLKTNPLNRRCRGAEPVLRYHAEMERKREELPYDVDGIVVKVDRFDLQRRLGEISRSPRWAIAYKFKAHQGITRIVDIVPSVGRTGVVTPVAQLEPVQVGGVTISSASLHNMDEIERKDIRIGDTVIVERAGDVIPQVARVLVEKRTGKEKKFRMPETCPVCGAPVVREPGEAAYRCLGASCPAQLRERIRHFASKRAMDIDGLGEKLVSQLVETGLVRDVADLYTLRKEDLVRLERMADKSAQNLLDAIARSKRPTLARFIHALGIPQVGEHMAEVLAEHFGSVERLADASEEELLSIHGVGPETAKEIRAFFSAPQNRALLRKLRERGVVPQAEAPRAKAGRLAGKTFVITGTLSIPREKAIELIEREGGRVTSSVSKNTDYVLVGTDPGSKLEKARKLGIPTIDEAEWRRLLGEKA